A window of the Vigna angularis cultivar LongXiaoDou No.4 chromosome 3, ASM1680809v1, whole genome shotgun sequence genome harbors these coding sequences:
- the LOC108324548 gene encoding ethylene-responsive transcription factor ERF024, whose translation MYSHNATGSSRASSETARYRGVRRRSNGKWVSEIREPRKPTRIWLGTFPTPEMAAVAYDVAAYALKGKDAELNFPDSASSLPVPDSLSARDIQMAAAAAAAAAGAAKDAMQTPTWNNNSSGVQEKQAGTSNEFVDEDLIFDMPNVLVNMAQGMLLSPPPFDIGLEPNSPENMEHETSLWNFP comes from the exons ATGTATTCTCATAATGCAACCGGCAGCAGCAGAGCCTCTTCCGAAACCGCCCGCTACCGCGGCGTGCGCCGGAGGAGCAACGGAAAATGGGTGTCTGAGATCCGTGAGCCAAGAAAGCCCACCAGGATTTGGTTAGGCACATTTCCCACACCTGAAATGGCCGCAGTGGCTTATGACGTGGCAGCTTATGCTCTCAAGG GTAAGGATGCGGAGCTGAATTTCCCTGACTCCGCTTCCTCCCTTCCTGTCCCCGATTCACTCTCGGCGCGTGATATTCAGATGGCGGCAGCCGCTGCGGCGGCGGCTGCCGGAGCTGCGAAGGATGCTATGCAGACGCCAACGTGGAATAATAACTCTTCAGGGGTACAAGAGAAGCAAGCAGGGACGAGTAACGAGTTCGTGGACGAGGATTTGATCTTTGACATGCCTAATGTTCTGGTTAATATGGCTCAGGGAATGCTGCTTAGTCCTCCTCCTTTTGACATTGGTCTGGAACCTAACAGCCCAGAAAACATGGAACATGAGACAAGCCTGTGGAATTTCCCTTAA
- the LOC108324549 gene encoding uncharacterized protein LOC108324549, which produces MKELACERECSRGEDYRVIKLTITDFNTKKEQATVVECKGHDAARFHSIDHIHGWGKDITGMVEQKDGKKRISVSFECETLKADKAAEDHIKKFMPKLAGMDAVVNIGKMKISGLDFGAEEDEETE; this is translated from the exons atgaaagaaTTGGCATGTGAAAGGGAATGCAGTAGGGGTGAGGATTATCGCGTCATCAAACTCACGATCACAGATTTCAAT ACAAAGAAAGAGCAAGCCACTGTTGTGGAGTGCAAAGGCCATGATGCTGCACGGTTCCACAGCATTGATCATATTCATGG TTGGGGTAAGGATATCACTGGTATGGTTGAACAAAAGGATGGGAAGAAAAGAATCTCTGTTTCATTCGAGTGTGAGACACTGAAAGCCGATAAAGCAGCAGAAGACCACATCAAGAAATTCATGCCAAAGTTAGCTGGGATGGATGCTGTTG TTAACATAGGAAAGATGAAAATTTCTGGGTTGGATTTTGGagcagaggaagatgaagagactgagtag
- the LOC108325073 gene encoding EID1-like F-box protein 2, which translates to MILTKQYRCVHSASCQCTKGHLSEDVIFLVFQRLNWNPNLIATLSCACKWFDDIAKRVLWKEFCRTRAPKMMLDLQSSGSHSADGNWRALGKLLIFCSGCTQGGLFDNVEVPGHFVNKTRFSKTLGKSFLMPQCLNDVLYVSEPCEHIDQGEAGDLGFFRGIFKSFASSNVKKMIINRGAQLHPTEICPYCKAKLWSMLQANMIPQTAKCRLGSHKDYIEYYVCLNGHLLGVCTLLPLSDSEDVSENE; encoded by the coding sequence ATGATTCTCACTAAGCAGTATCGATGTGTACATTCAGCTAGCTGTCAATGCACCAAGGGACATTTAAGTGAAGATGTGATATTCTTGGTGTTTCAGCGTTTGAATTGGAACCCCAATCTAATTGCTACACTGTCGTGTGCATGCAAATGGTTTGATGATATTGCAAAGAGGGTTTTATGGAAAGAGTTTTGCAGAACAAGAGCTCCTAAGATGATGCTTGATCTGCAATCCAGTGGAAGTCACAGTGCAGATGGGAACTGGAGGGCTCTGGGGAAGCTTCTCATATTCTGTTCTGGTTGCACACAAGGTGGTTTGTTCGATAATGTTGAGGTTCCTGGTCATTTTGTTAACAAGACTCGGTTTTCTAAAACACTAGGAAAGAGCTTTCTCATGCCACAGTGtctgaatgatgttttgtatgTGTCTGAGCCTTGTGAGCATATTGACCAAGGTGAAGCTGGTGATTTAGGATTCTTCAGAGGAATTTTCAAGTCGTTTGCATCATCAAACGTTAAGAAGATGATAATTAACAGAGGTGCACAGCTCCATCCAACCGAGATTTGCCCCTATTGTAAGGCTAAGTTGTGGAGTATGCTACAGGCCAATATGATTCCACAAACTGCTAAGTGCAGGTTGGGTTCCCATAAAGATTATATTGAGTATTATGTCTGCCTAAATGGTCACTTGCTTGGGGTCTGCACATTGTTACCACTGTCTGATTCAGAGGATGTATCTGAAAATGAGTAA